In Gemmatimonadota bacterium, a single window of DNA contains:
- a CDS encoding RidA family protein has translation MSRTLLFAALLTLTATPVLAQNPKREAIIPAGTSASPTLTPGIKVGNLVYAAGQLGTRRENPDTTIQGQTRIALENTKKVFEAAGTNMAHALKCTVFLIDVKDFGGMNQAYREFFPDTPPARTTVVVAALVVPGAKVEIECLAAMPAN, from the coding sequence ATGTCGCGCACGCTCCTCTTCGCCGCCCTGCTGACCCTCACGGCGACCCCCGTGCTCGCGCAGAACCCGAAGCGCGAGGCCATCATCCCCGCCGGCACCTCCGCTTCGCCCACGCTCACCCCGGGGATCAAGGTCGGGAACCTCGTGTACGCCGCCGGCCAGCTGGGGACGCGTCGTGAGAATCCCGATACCACGATCCAGGGACAGACGCGCATCGCCCTCGAAAACACGAAGAAGGTCTTCGAGGCCGCGGGGACGAACATGGCGCACGCCCTCAAGTGCACCGTCTTCCTCATCGACGTGAAGGACTTCGGCGGGATGAACCAGGCGTATCGCGAGTTCTTCCCCGACACGCCGCCGGCGCGCACGACGGTAGTGGTCGCGGCGCTCGTCGTCCCCGGGGCCAAGGTCGAGATCGAGTGCCTGGCGGCGATGCCGGCCAACTAG
- a CDS encoding FAD-dependent oxidoreductase, translating into MSDEPTPNVPLVAPLIAPDAVVDPMDRRDFLRVAGVGAGAMLVTGCATGSGGPALVPARGISPARATRGSGHIVVVGGGAWGGWTSLYLRRRGARVTMIDAYGPGNSRASSGDETRGIRSSYGDRATAGELWTSWARTAIGRWKAFDDEYAKEFKTKFFHQTGDVICRAQDEPFVKRTRELWTAQGVAHEVIDGAEVMKRWPVINARDITIAITEPDAGVARARAATQAVAAIAQREGVQLIISRARPGAIVSGKMDGVVLEDGTVVRGDQYVFCCGPWLRKVFPQHLDNRMRVPMGYVCYFSVPEGDRRFTFPNLPSYNFPGVTGWPALPVDLRGFRVRGAIAPPNAAPPTEAERKAAQERAAAQAALDLSQNDPDISNRWMNQDRIDGSRRFVQARFPLLADMPLNETRACHYESSINRDFIIDHLPDASNAWVAGVGQAEGFKFGPVVGEYVAQRVLGFAGDPALVEAFKFPTKEYEKPTDPWNDEE; encoded by the coding sequence ATGTCCGACGAACCGACCCCGAACGTCCCGCTGGTCGCCCCTCTCATAGCCCCCGATGCGGTCGTCGATCCGATGGATCGCCGCGACTTCCTGCGCGTGGCTGGCGTGGGGGCGGGGGCGATGCTCGTGACCGGGTGCGCCACGGGGAGCGGGGGGCCGGCGCTCGTCCCGGCGCGTGGTATCTCCCCGGCGCGGGCGACGCGTGGGAGCGGCCACATCGTGGTCGTCGGCGGCGGCGCGTGGGGGGGATGGACCTCGCTCTACCTTCGCCGGCGTGGCGCACGCGTGACGATGATCGACGCGTATGGCCCCGGGAACTCGCGCGCATCGAGCGGCGACGAGACACGCGGCATTCGCTCGTCGTACGGCGATCGTGCGACGGCTGGCGAGCTGTGGACGTCCTGGGCGCGCACCGCGATCGGGCGCTGGAAGGCCTTCGACGACGAGTATGCGAAGGAGTTCAAGACCAAGTTCTTCCACCAGACCGGCGACGTCATCTGTCGCGCGCAGGACGAGCCGTTCGTCAAGCGGACGCGTGAACTCTGGACGGCGCAGGGCGTCGCGCACGAGGTGATCGATGGCGCCGAGGTGATGAAGCGCTGGCCGGTGATCAACGCGCGCGACATCACGATCGCCATCACCGAGCCCGACGCCGGCGTCGCGCGGGCACGCGCCGCCACGCAGGCGGTCGCCGCCATCGCGCAGCGCGAAGGGGTGCAGCTCATCATCTCGCGGGCCCGCCCAGGAGCGATCGTCAGCGGCAAGATGGACGGCGTCGTGCTCGAAGACGGGACGGTGGTCCGCGGGGACCAATACGTCTTCTGCTGCGGTCCGTGGCTGCGGAAGGTCTTCCCGCAGCATCTCGACAACCGGATGCGCGTCCCGATGGGCTACGTCTGCTACTTCAGCGTCCCCGAGGGCGATCGGCGCTTCACCTTCCCCAACCTTCCCAGCTACAACTTCCCCGGGGTCACGGGGTGGCCGGCGCTCCCGGTTGACCTGCGCGGCTTTCGCGTGCGCGGGGCCATCGCACCGCCTAACGCCGCTCCCCCGACCGAGGCGGAGCGCAAGGCGGCACAGGAACGCGCCGCCGCCCAGGCGGCACTCGACCTGTCGCAGAACGACCCGGACATCAGCAACCGCTGGATGAACCAGGATCGCATCGATGGCTCGCGCCGTTTCGTGCAGGCCCGCTTTCCACTGCTGGCCGACATGCCGCTCAACGAGACGCGCGCCTGTCACTACGAGTCGAGCATCAACCGCGACTTCATCATCGACCACCTCCCCGACGCGAGCAACGCCTGGGTCGCCGGCGTGGGGCAGGCCGAGGGGTTCAAGTTCGGCCCGGTGGTGGGAGAGTACGTGGCGCAGCGCGTCCTGGGGTTTGCGGGCGATCCCGCGCTGGTCGAGGCCTTCAAGTTCCCCACCAAGGAGTACGAGAAGCCCACCGACCCGTGGAACGACGAGGAGTAG
- a CDS encoding serine/threonine-protein phosphatase, with protein sequence MTIPPLGDGTPGGAPHAHDARDRGTPRDAMLTDVYGLSHTGLVPTENQDHFVVARMRKIVEVTSTNLDTARLAERMHGGEAWLMAVADGVGGRAGGAEASSRAVETTLEYLGQATGCYHRFDVDEEAKFIEKMEAAVQAAHAALRGEHGDTQWSPATTLTMVMLVAPRAYIVHVGDTRAYYLRGERLLQLTRDQTFGQYLLDSGAMTDAQVADSPMGRTLASAVGSSEVHPAVGLIDLEAGDTLLLCSDGLTKHVANDQVQRLLREATGARAACEALVAAALAGGGSDNISVVVARFGAPADA encoded by the coding sequence ATGACCATTCCCCCGCTCGGCGACGGCACGCCCGGTGGTGCACCGCACGCGCACGACGCGCGCGACCGAGGCACCCCACGCGACGCGATGCTCACCGATGTCTACGGCCTCTCGCATACGGGGCTCGTCCCGACCGAGAACCAGGATCACTTCGTCGTCGCGCGCATGCGCAAGATCGTCGAGGTCACGAGCACCAACCTCGACACCGCGCGGCTCGCCGAGCGGATGCACGGCGGCGAGGCATGGCTCATGGCGGTCGCCGACGGCGTGGGCGGGCGTGCGGGCGGGGCCGAGGCGAGCAGTCGTGCGGTAGAGACGACGCTCGAGTACCTCGGGCAGGCCACCGGGTGCTACCACCGCTTCGACGTCGATGAGGAGGCGAAGTTCATCGAGAAGATGGAGGCGGCGGTGCAGGCTGCGCACGCGGCGCTGCGCGGCGAGCATGGCGACACGCAGTGGTCGCCCGCCACGACACTCACGATGGTGATGCTCGTGGCTCCGCGCGCGTACATCGTGCACGTGGGCGACACGCGCGCCTACTACCTGCGCGGCGAGCGCCTCTTGCAGCTGACGCGCGACCAGACCTTCGGCCAGTACCTGCTCGACTCCGGCGCGATGACCGACGCGCAGGTGGCCGACTCGCCGATGGGGCGCACGCTGGCCAGCGCGGTGGGAAGCTCCGAGGTACACCCCGCGGTCGGCCTGATCGACCTCGAGGCGGGCGACACGCTCCTCCTCTGCAGCGACGGGCTCACCAAGCACGTCGCCAACGATCAGGTGCAACGCCTGCTGCGCGAGGCTACCGGTGCGCGCGCGGCCTGTGAGGCGCTGGTCGCGGCGGCGCTCGCCGGCGGCGGCAGCGACAACATCAGCGTGGTGGTCGCCCGCTTCGGGGCACCCGCGGATGCCTGA
- a CDS encoding threonine/serine dehydratase yields the protein MTATATPSFDLPTFADIEDAARHVGEACIVTPLLESAVINARVGGRLLVKAEGLQRTGSFKMRGAWNRMRRLTADELSRGVVAYSSGNHGQAVAACARRLGTSAVVVMPADVPLTKAEKTRAFGAEVLFYDRQREDRVAIAKRLMQERGLVMVPPFEDRWVMAGAGTVALETVQQAAAMGAPLDAMIACCSGGGLAAGTALVIRALLPNAEVLAAEPAGFDDTARSLAAGHRVANEPGLTSICDSVLAPMPGELTFEVNRRNLSGAVAVTDDEVIEAMRTAFRDLGLVAEPGGSVALASVLTGRFPLNGRTVAVTLSGSNVDLASALQWMAG from the coding sequence ATGACCGCCACCGCCACGCCGTCGTTCGACCTTCCGACCTTCGCCGACATCGAGGATGCCGCCCGCCACGTGGGCGAAGCGTGCATCGTCACCCCGCTGCTCGAGTCGGCGGTAATCAACGCACGTGTCGGTGGTCGGCTGCTGGTCAAGGCCGAGGGACTGCAGCGCACCGGGTCGTTCAAGATGCGCGGCGCCTGGAACCGGATGCGCCGCCTCACCGCCGACGAGCTGTCGCGAGGGGTGGTGGCCTACTCGTCAGGCAATCACGGGCAGGCGGTCGCCGCCTGTGCGCGGCGCCTCGGGACGTCGGCGGTGGTGGTGATGCCGGCCGACGTCCCGCTCACCAAGGCCGAGAAGACGCGCGCCTTTGGCGCCGAGGTGCTCTTCTACGACCGGCAGCGCGAGGATCGCGTGGCGATCGCCAAGCGGCTCATGCAGGAGCGCGGGTTGGTCATGGTCCCCCCGTTCGAGGATCGCTGGGTGATGGCGGGCGCCGGGACGGTGGCGCTCGAGACAGTGCAGCAGGCGGCGGCGATGGGGGCACCGCTCGACGCCATGATCGCCTGTTGCTCGGGGGGAGGGCTGGCGGCGGGGACGGCGCTGGTGATCCGCGCGCTGCTGCCTAACGCCGAGGTGCTGGCCGCCGAACCCGCGGGATTCGACGATACGGCGCGTTCGCTCGCCGCCGGACATCGCGTGGCCAACGAGCCCGGACTCACCTCCATCTGCGACAGCGTCCTGGCCCCGATGCCAGGGGAGCTCACCTTCGAGGTGAACCGGCGGAACCTCAGCGGCGCAGTGGCGGTCACCGACGACGAAGTGATCGAGGCGATGCGCACCGCGTTCCGCGACCTGGGACTCGTGGCCGAGCCCGGGGGGTCGGTCGCGCTCGCCTCCGTGCTGACCGGGCGCTTCCCGCTCAACGGTCGCACGGTGGCGGTGACGCTGAGCGGGAGCAACGTCGACCTCGCCTCCGCCCTGCAGTGGATGGCGGGTTAG
- a CDS encoding amidohydrolase — translation MRCLLAAALILAPLSIAAQEADLVLTGGRFWTGDAARPYAEAVAIRDGKLLKVGSAADVAPHRTATTRVIALGGRFVTPGFIDNHTHFNQAGALLLGVNLLDVAEPAAFAARVKAARERLPQGAWITGGDWGAYEDWNAGSAGTQQQTRATRFSPDRSIVDSVTAATPVLLQRWDRSAYLANAAALAAARLDCAQPVEGLECAGGRATGRVSGTALQRVRAAIPPKSFEQRLREARAAIAHLNELGVTGINDITPPEQLPVYHALKQRGELTVRVYARPTLDKWDDLTAVGIPHGFGDDWLRIGGLKGFVDGIQGNSTARFYEPQLHSGKRGEWRDSTNTAATSGPGSGMEPAGNMLKNLAGADRAGLWPQVHAIGDEAIDTLLTLYEKVMTENPARDRRYRIIHSQVLRNAEVAKRYAKLGIIAEVQPYHAIDDMRWMEERIGARAQWAYAFKTLRDAGVMLTFGSDWPGTNASWYTADPMKILYAAVTRKTLDGKPEGGWRPEQKLDLETSLTSYTANNAYAMGEEASRGKLMPGMLADLVVLDQDLFAIPPDRIKDVKVVITIVGGRVVFERSRM, via the coding sequence ATGCGTTGCCTGCTCGCCGCTGCCCTCATCCTCGCGCCGCTTTCCATCGCGGCCCAGGAGGCCGACCTCGTCCTCACGGGCGGTCGTTTCTGGACCGGGGATGCGGCGCGGCCGTATGCCGAGGCGGTGGCGATTCGTGATGGCAAGCTGCTGAAGGTGGGGAGCGCCGCCGACGTCGCCCCGCACCGCACGGCGACGACGCGCGTCATCGCCCTCGGGGGACGCTTCGTCACGCCCGGCTTCATCGACAATCACACGCACTTCAACCAGGCCGGGGCCCTGCTGTTGGGGGTGAACCTGCTCGATGTCGCCGAACCGGCGGCCTTCGCCGCGCGGGTCAAGGCAGCGCGCGAGCGGCTGCCGCAGGGGGCGTGGATCACGGGGGGCGATTGGGGGGCCTACGAGGACTGGAACGCCGGCAGTGCCGGCACCCAGCAGCAGACACGCGCCACGCGCTTCTCCCCTGACCGCAGCATCGTCGATTCGGTGACGGCAGCTACGCCGGTCCTTCTGCAGCGCTGGGACCGCTCGGCCTACCTTGCCAATGCAGCGGCGCTTGCCGCGGCGCGGCTCGACTGCGCACAGCCGGTGGAAGGGCTCGAGTGCGCAGGGGGGCGGGCGACGGGGCGCGTGAGCGGCACCGCGCTGCAGCGTGTGCGCGCCGCGATCCCGCCCAAGAGCTTCGAACAGCGCTTGCGCGAGGCGCGCGCCGCCATCGCGCATCTCAACGAGCTGGGGGTCACGGGGATCAACGACATCACCCCGCCCGAACAGCTCCCGGTCTACCACGCCCTCAAGCAGCGCGGCGAGCTCACGGTGCGTGTGTACGCGCGCCCCACGCTCGACAAGTGGGACGACCTCACGGCGGTGGGGATCCCGCACGGTTTCGGCGACGACTGGCTGCGCATCGGTGGACTCAAGGGCTTCGTCGACGGGATCCAGGGCAACTCGACGGCGCGATTCTATGAACCGCAGCTGCACTCGGGAAAGCGCGGCGAGTGGCGCGACTCGACCAACACCGCGGCGACGAGCGGCCCCGGGTCGGGGATGGAGCCGGCGGGCAACATGCTGAAGAACCTGGCCGGCGCCGACCGTGCGGGGCTCTGGCCGCAGGTGCACGCCATCGGCGACGAGGCGATCGACACGCTGCTCACGCTGTATGAAAAGGTGATGACCGAGAACCCGGCGCGCGACCGCCGCTACCGCATCATCCACTCGCAGGTGTTGCGCAACGCCGAGGTGGCGAAACGCTACGCGAAGTTGGGGATCATCGCCGAGGTACAGCCGTACCACGCCATCGACGACATGCGATGGATGGAGGAGCGCATCGGGGCGCGCGCGCAGTGGGCGTACGCCTTCAAGACGCTGCGCGACGCGGGGGTGATGCTGACCTTCGGCTCGGACTGGCCGGGGACGAACGCCTCGTGGTATACCGCCGACCCGATGAAGATCCTGTATGCGGCGGTGACCCGAAAGACGCTCGACGGCAAGCCTGAAGGCGGGTGGCGCCCCGAACAGAAGCTCGATCTCGAGACGTCGCTCACGTCGTACACGGCGAACAACGCCTACGCGATGGGCGAGGAAGCGTCGCGCGGCAAGCTGATGCCGGGAATGCTCGCCGACCTCGTGGTGCTGGACCAGGACCTCTTCGCCATTCCGCCCGACCGGATCAAGGACGTGAAGGTGGTGATCACGATCGTCGGGGGGCGGGTGGTCTTCGAGCGCTCGCGGATGTAG
- a CDS encoding Ig-like domain-containing protein, with translation MRSRSFVALSLLVATSPLAAQTPEVARIAITPAKPTMVAGDTLRLSAQALDASGKPVDGVKIRFRAQGGRFEGTVDSLGLVESGATGTLPVVAVAVIPGARPKIERFEVRMVAGPAASIKPSHASIKLALTQRLRIGGQVFSRTNDLRAGDRISWASSAPNVARVDQDGMITGAAAGKATLTGTSGAATVKVPVEVVGAQVASLEIFPARVDARQGDVQRFRVNAKDARGNAMSGLSTSWSFSPGEGLIEQDGAFTAYTPGEYVVTASQGARSVQAVVRVGAREVRRPLTVVGRLSRTRFTTEEVWIHPNGKVAYLGSGSGGDVMVAIDISDPSKPVITDSIVSNTRRVNDVMTSPDGKYLVFTREGASDRKNGIVICSLEDPLHPKVISEFTEGVTAGVHSAFIFQQEKYGTHIYLTNDGTGALHVIDINDPYKPKEVAQWRTPRIHGDAGRTLHDIDVQNGLLYASYWNDGLVILDVGNGMKGGTPSNPQVVSQYKYDLNFLYRDVEAVGGPGFIRGTHTAWRHKNYVFIADEVFPSSGVKGAKDAAAGRAYGRMQVIDVSDIANPKSVAYYEPEFGGVHNVWIAGDTLYMGAYNGGFRTFDISGELRGDLRAQGREIGHLNTADMDGRVKNAAMTWGVVVKDGLAYVNDMYNGLWIVKIEPKPAVVP, from the coding sequence ATGCGATCACGTTCGTTCGTTGCACTATCGCTGCTCGTCGCGACGAGCCCGCTCGCGGCGCAGACCCCCGAGGTCGCACGCATCGCCATCACCCCCGCCAAGCCGACCATGGTGGCCGGGGATACGCTGCGACTCTCCGCCCAGGCACTCGACGCCTCGGGGAAGCCGGTCGACGGCGTGAAGATCCGCTTCCGGGCGCAGGGCGGGCGCTTCGAGGGGACGGTCGACTCGCTCGGGCTCGTGGAGTCGGGCGCCACCGGGACGTTGCCCGTGGTCGCCGTCGCCGTGATCCCCGGCGCGCGCCCCAAGATCGAGCGCTTCGAGGTGCGCATGGTCGCCGGCCCGGCGGCGTCGATCAAGCCCTCACACGCCAGCATCAAGCTCGCGCTCACGCAGCGCCTGCGCATCGGCGGGCAGGTCTTCTCCCGTACCAACGATCTGCGGGCGGGCGACCGCATCAGCTGGGCCTCGTCGGCGCCTAACGTGGCGCGGGTGGACCAGGACGGCATGATCACCGGCGCGGCCGCCGGCAAGGCGACGCTCACCGGGACGTCGGGGGCGGCAACGGTGAAGGTCCCGGTGGAGGTCGTCGGGGCACAGGTCGCCTCGCTGGAGATCTTCCCCGCGCGCGTCGACGCCCGCCAGGGCGACGTGCAGCGCTTCCGCGTCAACGCCAAGGATGCGCGCGGCAACGCCATGAGCGGGCTGTCGACCTCGTGGTCGTTCTCCCCGGGCGAAGGGCTCATCGAACAGGATGGCGCCTTCACGGCCTACACGCCGGGTGAATACGTCGTCACCGCCTCGCAGGGGGCGCGGTCGGTGCAGGCGGTGGTGCGCGTGGGGGCGCGCGAAGTGCGGCGCCCGCTCACCGTCGTCGGCCGCCTGTCGCGCACCCGCTTCACCACCGAGGAGGTCTGGATTCACCCCAACGGCAAGGTCGCCTACCTCGGCTCGGGCAGTGGCGGCGACGTGATGGTCGCCATCGACATCTCCGATCCGTCCAAGCCGGTCATCACCGATTCCATCGTCAGCAACACGCGGCGTGTGAACGACGTGATGACCTCGCCCGACGGGAAGTACCTCGTCTTCACGCGCGAAGGGGCGAGCGATCGCAAGAACGGGATCGTGATCTGCTCGCTGGAAGATCCGCTGCACCCCAAGGTCATCTCCGAGTTCACCGAAGGGGTCACGGCCGGCGTCCACTCGGCGTTCATCTTCCAGCAGGAGAAGTACGGGACGCACATCTACCTGACGAATGACGGCACCGGCGCGCTGCACGTCATCGACATCAACGACCCCTACAAGCCGAAGGAAGTGGCGCAGTGGCGCACCCCCCGCATTCACGGCGATGCGGGACGCACGTTGCACGACATCGATGTGCAGAACGGGCTGCTGTACGCCAGCTACTGGAACGATGGCCTGGTCATCCTCGATGTCGGCAACGGGATGAAGGGGGGCACGCCGAGCAATCCGCAGGTGGTCTCGCAGTACAAGTACGACCTCAACTTCCTGTACCGCGATGTCGAGGCGGTGGGTGGCCCCGGCTTCATCCGCGGGACGCACACGGCGTGGCGCCACAAGAACTACGTCTTCATCGCCGACGAAGTCTTCCCGTCATCGGGGGTGAAGGGAGCCAAGGATGCCGCCGCCGGCCGCGCCTACGGTCGCATGCAGGTGATCGACGTCTCGGACATCGCCAACCCCAAGTCGGTGGCGTACTACGAGCCCGAGTTCGGCGGGGTGCATAACGTGTGGATCGCCGGCGACACGCTCTACATGGGCGCCTACAACGGCGGCTTCCGCACCTTCGACATCTCGGGCGAGCTGCGCGGCGACCTGCGGGCGCAGGGGCGCGAGATCGGTCACCTGAACACGGCCGACATGGACGGCCGCGTGAAGAACGCGGCCATGACGTGGGGCGTGGTGGTGAAGGACGGCCTCGCCTACGTGAACGACATGTACAACGGGCTGTGGATCGTGAAGATCGAGCCGAAGCCGGCGGTGGTGCCGTAG
- a CDS encoding alkaline phosphatase family protein — MSVIVLVADGARPDTLRAAMDSGALPHLSRLRADGGMHTVTTVWPSVTGAAYTPFLMGRYPGGVGLPGLRWFDRSRSIAPWSGHARSYVGMGMRHMDGDLDPDVPTVFERVPSSLGALAVIERGLPAAQRVGRGVRFVAQVARTHFRGDVRGWLAIDRQIGTEVVHRVRRDAPRFVFAAFTGIDKTSHACGHGGALVREAMTTLDDVVAELRHDAERAGRWEQTHLWIVSDHGHSPVTAHDDLAVLLAETWGFRTLAHPWTIGAGHEVAVMVSGNSMAHVYLELERRERPYWPQLEGRWRGVADALLARDSVDLLILPYAPHVAQVRRRGMGSAMIAMDASRDHHRYSYRPIDGDPLGIGALEGVSARDVFDASIDSEYPDAVVQIAHMAAASRSGELMLSAARGWDFRDRYEPIPHCSSHGALHRDHMLVPLLLNQPAGQLPRRTVDVMPSALSALGLGVPDGLDGESFLADAGSLALTAVE; from the coding sequence TTGTCGGTCATCGTCCTCGTCGCTGATGGAGCCCGGCCCGACACGCTGCGTGCCGCGATGGACAGCGGGGCGTTGCCACACCTCTCGCGCCTGCGCGCGGATGGGGGGATGCACACGGTCACCACGGTGTGGCCCTCCGTGACCGGCGCCGCGTACACGCCCTTCCTGATGGGGCGCTACCCCGGGGGCGTCGGCCTCCCCGGGCTCCGCTGGTTCGATCGCTCGCGATCGATCGCGCCGTGGTCCGGGCACGCGCGCAGCTACGTCGGCATGGGGATGCGGCACATGGACGGGGATCTCGATCCTGACGTCCCGACGGTGTTCGAGCGTGTGCCTTCCTCGCTCGGCGCGCTGGCGGTCATCGAGCGCGGCCTGCCGGCGGCGCAGCGCGTGGGACGCGGCGTGCGCTTCGTGGCGCAGGTCGCACGCACGCACTTTCGCGGCGACGTGCGCGGATGGTTGGCGATCGATCGCCAGATCGGGACGGAAGTCGTGCACCGCGTCCGACGCGACGCCCCGCGCTTCGTCTTCGCGGCCTTCACCGGGATCGACAAGACGTCGCACGCGTGCGGGCACGGCGGGGCGCTGGTACGCGAAGCGATGACGACGCTGGACGACGTCGTCGCCGAGCTGCGGCACGACGCCGAGCGCGCCGGACGCTGGGAGCAGACGCACCTGTGGATCGTGAGCGATCATGGGCACTCGCCGGTGACGGCACACGATGACCTCGCCGTCCTCCTTGCCGAGACGTGGGGCTTTCGCACGCTGGCACACCCGTGGACCATCGGCGCGGGACACGAGGTGGCGGTGATGGTGAGCGGGAACTCGATGGCGCACGTCTACCTCGAGCTGGAGCGCCGCGAGCGTCCCTACTGGCCGCAGCTCGAGGGGCGCTGGCGCGGCGTCGCCGACGCGTTGCTCGCCCGCGACTCGGTGGACCTGCTGATCCTCCCGTACGCCCCGCATGTGGCACAGGTGCGCAGGCGCGGGATGGGGTCGGCGATGATCGCGATGGACGCCAGTCGCGACCATCACCGCTACAGCTACCGCCCCATCGATGGCGACCCGTTAGGCATCGGGGCACTGGAGGGGGTCAGCGCCCGCGACGTCTTCGATGCGTCCATCGACAGCGAGTATCCCGACGCGGTGGTGCAGATCGCCCACATGGCGGCGGCGTCGCGTTCCGGCGAGCTGATGCTGTCGGCGGCGCGGGGGTGGGATTTCCGAGACCGCTACGAACCGATTCCGCACTGCTCGTCGCACGGCGCGCTGCACCGCGACCACATGCTCGTCCCGTTGCTGCTCAACCAACCGGCCGGGCAGCTGCCGCGGCGCACGGTGGACGTGATGCCCAGCGCGTTGAGCGCGCTCGGGCTCGGCGTTCCGGACGGGCTGGACGGCGAGAGCTTCTTGGCCGACGCCGGGAGCCTTGCGCTGACCGCCGTCGAATGA
- a CDS encoding TIGR00730 family Rossman fold protein encodes MDPERLLDAGKEALEGLKERTETGHRAAGRKPPSETSTARTSGAHRVIDASIRDPLPLTEDAKLLQPTVAGEAFTRTDPWRVMRIQSEFVEGFDTLADVTKGVTIFGSARTGPDDPQYGAAQETARILAEAGFAILTGAGPGIMEAANKGAKLAGGRSIGCNIELPFEQGANPYVDTLINFRYFFVRKTMFIKYSNAFVIFPGGFGTLDEMFEALTLIQTGKIYQFPVVLFGRHYWAGLMRWLHSRVLVERKISPGDLDLLLVTDDPHEAAQAVIAAYGAQLSAARTRLEEHLG; translated from the coding sequence ATGGATCCCGAGCGCCTGCTGGATGCCGGCAAGGAGGCGCTGGAAGGGCTGAAGGAGCGCACCGAGACCGGGCATCGCGCCGCCGGCCGGAAGCCCCCGTCGGAGACGTCCACCGCTCGCACCAGCGGCGCGCACCGAGTGATCGACGCCTCCATTCGCGATCCGCTCCCGCTCACCGAGGACGCCAAGCTTCTGCAGCCCACCGTGGCCGGCGAGGCGTTCACGCGAACCGATCCGTGGCGCGTGATGCGCATCCAGAGCGAGTTCGTGGAAGGCTTCGACACCCTGGCCGACGTGACCAAGGGTGTCACGATCTTCGGTTCGGCGCGCACGGGGCCCGACGATCCGCAGTACGGGGCGGCGCAGGAGACGGCGCGCATTCTCGCCGAGGCGGGCTTCGCGATCCTCACCGGCGCCGGCCCCGGGATCATGGAAGCGGCCAACAAGGGGGCCAAGCTCGCCGGCGGGCGCTCGATCGGCTGCAACATCGAGTTGCCCTTCGAACAGGGGGCCAATCCGTACGTCGATACGCTCATCAACTTCCGCTACTTCTTCGTGCGGAAGACGATGTTCATCAAGTATTCGAACGCCTTCGTCATCTTTCCCGGCGGCTTCGGGACGCTCGACGAAATGTTCGAGGCGCTCACCCTGATCCAGACGGGGAAGATCTACCAGTTCCCGGTCGTCCTGTTCGGGCGCCACTACTGGGCCGGGCTCATGCGCTGGCTCCACTCGCGCGTCCTGGTCGAGCGCAAGATCTCGCCGGGCGACCTCGACCTGCTGTTGGTGACCGACGACCCGCACGAAGCAGCGCAGGCGGTGATCGCGGCCTACGGAGCACAACTCAGCGCCGCGCGCACGCGGCTGGAGGAGCATCTTGGCTAG